One region of Glutamicibacter sp. B1 genomic DNA includes:
- the ligA gene encoding NAD-dependent DNA ligase LigA, which yields MSVGWGTIGYVSENAVTPVETTNAPPEADKARYDQLVEQIRSHRDAYYQEDAPLISDVEYDALFHELQRLEAQYPILAGQDSPTQEVGGEVSAAFASVTHASRMYSLEDVFSLDELNAWLERAQVNAQRLHPQTPVKWLCEVKIDGLALNLTYREGKLVRAATRGDGTTGEDVTHNALTISDIPQELSGSGWPAEFEVRGEVFIATDDFNAYNETLIAQGKAPLANPRNAAAGSLRQKDPEQTAKRPLRMFVHGLGRSRDFEMTEQSEAYELMRDWGLPVSPYGRVVDTIAEAKDYIAEHGEKRHDLIHDIDGIVIKVNDLATQEQLGYTSRVPRWAVAYKYPPEEVHTKLLDIQVQVGRTGRVTPFGVMEPVLVAGSTVARATLHNQEVVKAKNVKIGDTIILRKAGDVIPEIVGPVLPLREGNTELRDFVMPTECPSCGQPLAPAKEGDVDIRCLNAESCPAQLTERVAYLGGRSALDIEALGYEAAAALTSGPGEDPATQGGVILPAGPGPLHNESQLFNLKDKLEELGEVKVWREKRVKGEGTGKFELVPYFYSKATAKKPSAPTRSTLKLLDELEKAKDNPLWRVLVALSIRHVGPNASRAIATRYGSMDALLEVLDSGSAVAELSEIDSVGSIIAEALVDWFKVDWHREIVSAWQAAGVKMKDEQDENITKNLENLAIVVTGTLENYSRDTAKEAIIVRGGKATGSVSKKTDFLVAGESAGSKLDKAQSLGVPVLDEAGFGVLLDQGPDAAREVALAAPTEG from the coding sequence CTGTCGGTTGGATGGGGCACAATTGGATACGTGAGTGAAAATGCCGTAACCCCAGTTGAGACCACTAATGCTCCGCCGGAAGCAGACAAGGCCCGCTATGATCAGCTGGTCGAACAGATCCGCAGTCACCGCGACGCGTACTACCAAGAAGACGCACCGCTGATTTCCGACGTGGAATATGATGCGCTGTTCCATGAGCTGCAGCGCCTCGAGGCACAATATCCCATTTTGGCCGGACAGGATTCGCCCACCCAAGAGGTCGGTGGCGAAGTTTCGGCAGCCTTCGCCTCGGTCACTCATGCGAGCCGCATGTACTCGCTGGAAGACGTTTTTTCACTCGACGAGCTGAACGCGTGGCTTGAAAGAGCACAAGTTAATGCTCAACGCTTACACCCACAAACCCCGGTCAAATGGTTGTGCGAAGTCAAAATTGATGGCCTTGCACTGAACCTGACCTACCGTGAGGGCAAATTGGTGCGCGCGGCCACCCGAGGCGATGGCACCACCGGTGAAGATGTCACCCACAATGCCCTGACCATTAGCGATATTCCGCAAGAGCTCTCCGGGTCGGGTTGGCCTGCAGAATTTGAGGTTCGTGGTGAAGTGTTCATCGCCACCGATGACTTCAACGCTTATAACGAGACGCTCATTGCTCAAGGTAAGGCACCGTTAGCCAACCCGCGCAATGCCGCCGCTGGAAGCCTTCGCCAAAAGGATCCCGAACAAACGGCTAAGCGCCCCTTGCGGATGTTTGTCCACGGCTTAGGTCGTAGCCGTGACTTCGAAATGACCGAGCAGTCAGAAGCCTATGAGCTGATGCGCGACTGGGGTCTACCTGTTTCTCCCTACGGTCGAGTCGTTGACACGATCGCAGAAGCCAAAGATTACATTGCCGAACACGGCGAAAAGCGCCACGATCTGATCCACGATATCGACGGCATCGTCATCAAGGTCAACGATCTGGCGACCCAAGAACAACTAGGTTATACCTCCCGTGTCCCGCGCTGGGCCGTGGCCTACAAGTACCCACCCGAAGAAGTTCACACCAAGCTGTTGGACATTCAGGTTCAGGTGGGCCGCACCGGACGCGTGACTCCTTTCGGAGTGATGGAACCGGTACTGGTTGCTGGCTCAACCGTTGCGCGAGCAACCTTGCACAACCAAGAAGTGGTCAAGGCGAAGAACGTCAAAATTGGCGACACCATTATCCTGCGTAAGGCAGGGGACGTGATCCCAGAGATCGTTGGCCCGGTCCTGCCCCTGCGTGAAGGCAACACCGAGCTGCGTGATTTTGTCATGCCTACCGAATGTCCCTCCTGTGGCCAACCACTGGCGCCGGCCAAGGAAGGCGACGTAGATATTCGCTGCCTGAATGCCGAATCCTGCCCAGCCCAGCTGACCGAACGCGTCGCGTACCTAGGCGGCCGTAGCGCACTGGATATTGAAGCCTTGGGCTATGAAGCTGCGGCCGCGTTGACCAGCGGCCCCGGCGAAGACCCCGCCACCCAAGGGGGAGTGATCCTTCCGGCAGGCCCGGGTCCACTGCATAATGAGTCCCAGCTCTTCAACCTCAAGGACAAGCTCGAAGAGCTCGGAGAGGTTAAAGTTTGGCGCGAAAAACGCGTCAAGGGTGAAGGTACCGGAAAGTTCGAACTGGTCCCTTACTTCTACTCCAAGGCCACCGCTAAAAAGCCTTCTGCGCCAACCCGTAGCACCCTCAAACTGCTCGACGAGCTAGAAAAGGCGAAGGACAACCCACTGTGGCGTGTACTGGTGGCCCTGTCCATCCGCCATGTTGGCCCCAACGCTTCGCGTGCAATCGCCACCCGTTATGGCTCCATGGATGCGCTGCTGGAGGTTCTTGATTCCGGTAGCGCCGTGGCAGAGCTGAGCGAAATTGATTCCGTCGGATCGATCATCGCTGAAGCTTTGGTGGACTGGTTCAAGGTTGATTGGCATCGTGAGATTGTCTCCGCCTGGCAGGCCGCTGGTGTGAAGATGAAAGATGAGCAAGACGAGAACATCACGAAAAATCTCGAAAACCTTGCCATCGTTGTCACCGGAACGTTGGAGAATTACTCACGAGATACCGCCAAGGAAGCCATTATCGTGCGCGGCGGAAAAGCCACCGGAAGCGTTTCGAAGAAAACAGACTTCCTTGTCGCCGGCGAATCTGCCGGATCAAAACTGGACAAAGCACAATCACTGGGAGTGCCAGTACTTGATGAAGCTGGCTTCGGGGTGCTCTTAGACCAAGGACCAGACGCCGCACGCGAGGTTGCCCTCGCCGCACCTACGGAAGGCTAA
- a CDS encoding inositol monophosphatase family protein: protein MDKAISHDPLVMVARRAAAAGAEILARRDESQFNLSDKSAAGDWVTDFDRASEEAIRATILTSRPSDELTGEEFPSAKPAHPSGVRWSIDPLDGTTNFVRNIAYYCSSVGACQLEEDGTETWVAAAIVAPALQVEYFAGKALGAWKHDLRTGKMTQLTGPTPSEAKILGTGFGYDAQRRQFQARVLEGMLEDYVNVRRIGSAALDLCLVAEGALDAYAEYGTQEYDWAAGALIAEEAGCLVGRPTTNPGWQYAGLVDTAKLSEPDN from the coding sequence ATGGACAAGGCAATCAGTCACGACCCATTGGTGATGGTGGCACGACGCGCCGCCGCTGCTGGGGCCGAAATTCTTGCTCGACGCGACGAATCGCAGTTTAACCTCAGTGATAAGTCCGCCGCCGGCGACTGGGTCACCGATTTTGATCGTGCTTCGGAAGAAGCCATCCGAGCTACCATCTTGACCTCGCGTCCCAGCGATGAATTGACCGGGGAAGAATTTCCTAGCGCGAAACCAGCTCACCCGAGCGGGGTGCGTTGGAGCATCGACCCACTGGACGGTACAACGAACTTCGTACGCAACATTGCCTACTACTGTTCTTCGGTAGGTGCTTGCCAACTCGAAGAAGACGGCACCGAAACCTGGGTAGCTGCCGCGATCGTTGCCCCGGCCCTACAGGTGGAATATTTTGCGGGCAAGGCCTTGGGCGCGTGGAAACATGATTTGCGTACCGGAAAGATGACTCAGCTGACCGGCCCCACGCCATCAGAAGCCAAAATTCTTGGCACCGGATTTGGCTACGATGCCCAGCGTCGCCAGTTTCAAGCCCGCGTGTTAGAGGGCATGCTTGAGGACTACGTTAATGTTCGGCGTATCGGCTCTGCTGCGTTGGATCTGTGCCTGGTCGCTGAAGGTGCCTTGGATGCCTATGCCGAATACGGAACGCAAGAGTATGACTGGGCAGCCGGCGCACTGATTGCCGAAGAAGCTGGATGCCTGGTTGGCCGTCCCACAACCAACCCTGGGTGGCAGTATGCCGGTCTCGTGGATACCGCTAAGTTGAGCGAACCGGACAACTAA
- a CDS encoding SRPBCC family protein, whose product MAVYFECFTKAQLPRRELFEKSLSIDAHTGSMARSAEQAIAGVTSGQISLGEQVTWRAKHFGIPFRLTSEISELDAFHSFTDQQVRGPFKKFHHVHEFFGHEHGTLMVDKIHFEAPFGPLGWLAERLVLSWYMPRLIRMRNTYLVNTSAL is encoded by the coding sequence ATGGCCGTCTATTTTGAGTGTTTTACTAAAGCGCAGTTGCCTCGGCGAGAACTCTTCGAGAAATCACTAAGCATTGATGCCCACACCGGATCGATGGCTCGTTCTGCTGAACAAGCCATCGCTGGGGTCACCAGCGGTCAGATTTCTCTTGGAGAACAGGTGACCTGGCGTGCGAAGCATTTTGGTATACCTTTTCGGTTGACCTCTGAAATCAGTGAGTTAGATGCTTTTCACTCATTCACCGACCAGCAGGTACGCGGTCCGTTTAAGAAGTTTCACCATGTTCACGAATTCTTTGGCCATGAGCATGGCACGCTGATGGTGGACAAGATCCATTTTGAAGCGCCCTTCGGTCCTCTCGGTTGGTTGGCCGAACGATTGGTGCTTAGCTGGTACATGCCGCGCCTGATCCGGATGCGCAATACGTATCTGGTGAACACTTCAGCACTCTAA
- the nagB gene encoding glucosamine-6-phosphate deaminase, which translates to MRVLIAQTAQDVAKIAADNVLEGLVAHGAGTTPVLGLATGSSPLGLYGELARAVKEGRADFSRAQGFALDEYIGIPDTHELSYRQTLINEVCQVIGLPEQDLHTPQGIADSVQAIEAAARDYDQAIATAGGIHVQILGIGSNGHLGFNEPGSALRSRTRIKRLAAKTRQDNARFFDGIEHVPTHCVTQGLGTILEAGRLVLVATGAGKAEAVTACVEGPLTASCPASVLQLHPDAVLVLDEEAAAGLKLREYYDDAAAGLSDMQLRVQ; encoded by the coding sequence ATGCGAGTACTCATTGCTCAGACCGCGCAAGACGTCGCGAAAATTGCCGCGGATAATGTCCTTGAAGGACTTGTTGCCCACGGCGCTGGCACCACCCCGGTCCTAGGACTAGCCACCGGTTCTTCTCCCCTAGGTCTCTATGGCGAATTAGCCCGCGCAGTGAAAGAAGGGCGTGCAGATTTTTCTCGCGCCCAAGGCTTCGCCCTCGATGAGTACATCGGCATTCCCGACACTCACGAACTCTCCTACCGGCAAACACTGATTAATGAGGTGTGCCAAGTGATCGGCTTGCCTGAGCAGGACCTGCATACTCCGCAGGGAATCGCCGATTCGGTTCAGGCCATTGAAGCTGCGGCGCGCGACTACGATCAGGCCATTGCGACAGCCGGTGGCATTCACGTTCAAATTCTGGGCATCGGGTCCAATGGTCACCTCGGCTTTAATGAGCCAGGAAGTGCCCTACGCAGCCGCACCCGAATCAAGCGCCTGGCAGCAAAAACCCGTCAGGACAATGCCCGTTTCTTTGACGGCATCGAGCACGTTCCCACCCACTGCGTCACCCAGGGCCTGGGGACCATTCTTGAAGCTGGCCGGTTGGTGTTGGTAGCGACTGGTGCGGGCAAGGCCGAGGCTGTCACAGCCTGCGTTGAAGGACCTCTAACTGCCTCCTGCCCGGCTTCGGTGTTGCAATTACACCCAGACGCCGTCCTTGTTTTGGATGAGGAGGCTGCGGCGGGACTGAAACTACGCGAATACTACGATGATGCGGCCGCAGGGCTCTCCGATATGCAACTACGCGTCCAGTAA
- a CDS encoding ROK family transcriptional regulator, whose translation MTALHREWNLLSHGSAILPSHGREHNLSLVLQTLLTQGALSRAALSRATGLTRVTVSELVAELLHRSHVIEVGQQVGKRPGKPATLVDLNRPGLRIIGVDLSGILPSKAAIMDLDGTLIETFTLTGHNPEATGEQATKQLLELLDLALSNCSDPVLGIGIGTPGIVTDQGIVLNAEKFDWQDFDLRTTIQVATNIPTHVLNDADCAILAEHTFGAGSEHMILLSLGRGVGCGVITHNTLVRGSGFAAGELGHVRYDLTDQTPCRCGNVGCLQARASVPAIRQAIAQGLSREQAGQQAAAALASAIAPLISVLDIRNVLFTGEPEVVHHDMAHWLLEALKERTATAMADNFTLNISENPENLVLRGTAVNVLFQQLGIS comes from the coding sequence ATGACTGCTCTGCACCGAGAATGGAACCTGCTATCACATGGCAGCGCCATCCTCCCCTCCCACGGCAGAGAACATAACCTCTCGCTGGTGCTGCAAACCCTACTAACCCAGGGCGCCCTCTCCCGCGCAGCACTCTCCCGCGCCACCGGACTAACGCGGGTGACAGTTTCGGAACTCGTGGCTGAACTTCTACACCGCTCCCACGTCATCGAAGTTGGCCAACAAGTTGGCAAGCGTCCGGGAAAACCCGCCACCCTAGTCGATTTAAACCGTCCGGGTCTGCGCATTATCGGCGTGGACCTCTCAGGTATCCTGCCGAGCAAAGCCGCCATTATGGACTTGGACGGCACCCTGATCGAAACTTTCACGCTCACAGGGCACAACCCTGAAGCCACCGGTGAGCAGGCGACCAAACAGCTTCTGGAACTGCTGGACCTCGCGCTGAGTAATTGCTCCGACCCCGTGCTGGGCATCGGCATTGGCACCCCGGGGATCGTCACGGATCAAGGCATCGTGCTCAACGCCGAAAAGTTCGATTGGCAAGATTTTGACCTACGCACCACCATCCAAGTGGCCACCAATATCCCCACCCACGTGCTCAACGACGCCGACTGCGCAATTCTGGCCGAGCACACCTTTGGTGCCGGTAGCGAGCATATGATCCTGCTCAGCCTCGGGCGCGGTGTGGGATGTGGCGTCATCACGCACAATACGCTGGTACGCGGATCTGGTTTTGCGGCCGGAGAACTAGGGCATGTGCGCTATGACCTGACAGATCAAACACCGTGCAGATGCGGCAACGTCGGATGCCTGCAAGCTCGGGCTTCGGTTCCGGCCATACGTCAAGCCATCGCCCAAGGCCTGTCCCGGGAACAAGCCGGACAGCAAGCTGCGGCAGCCCTGGCCTCGGCCATCGCACCACTGATCTCAGTGCTCGACATTCGTAATGTTCTCTTCACCGGAGAACCGGAAGTGGTTCATCACGACATGGCCCACTGGTTATTAGAAGCGCTCAAAGAGCGTACGGCAACAGCTATGGCCGATAACTTCACTCTGAATATCAGCGAGAATCCCGAAAACCTGGTCTTACGTGGCACCGCGGTCAACGTGCTCTTCCAACAGCTCGGCATCTCGTAA
- a CDS encoding GNAT family N-acetyltransferase produces the protein MNQAENLTFRTAELVIELATPADYEQVGELTAQSYFAAGHFESPDDDYLQFVRKVGERAEQTEIYVVRRQGAIVGSMTLIQVGSDYADIALPGELEIRMLSVDPTAQRGGIGRAMITATIERARRLPGISAISLTTGSSWHSARALYESMNFEHVEQRDWTVPGTDIKLVVYTLTL, from the coding sequence ATGAATCAGGCAGAGAATCTCACCTTCCGCACCGCAGAGCTTGTGATCGAATTGGCTACACCGGCGGACTATGAGCAGGTAGGAGAACTGACGGCGCAGTCATACTTTGCCGCGGGCCACTTTGAGAGTCCCGACGACGACTATCTGCAATTTGTTCGCAAGGTAGGGGAGCGTGCCGAGCAAACAGAGATCTACGTAGTGCGCAGGCAAGGAGCGATCGTCGGGTCGATGACCTTGATTCAGGTCGGTAGCGACTACGCCGATATTGCCCTGCCCGGCGAACTAGAAATCCGCATGCTCAGTGTTGACCCCACCGCCCAGCGCGGAGGCATCGGCCGAGCCATGATCACAGCCACCATCGAACGCGCTCGCCGACTTCCTGGCATCAGCGCCATCAGTTTGACCACCGGAAGCTCTTGGCACTCGGCCCGGGCACTGTATGAGTCGATGAATTTTGAGCATGTTGAACAGCGCGACTGGACCGTGCCCGGAACCGATATCAAACTCGTGGTCTACACACTGACGCTCTAA
- a CDS encoding penicillin-binding transpeptidase domain-containing protein codes for MSALRRSAVSLSVAALVLASLSACSANTPDPAPSAADLVSAINSGDFSTIQFASSDAAAAAKTQETAFGPMGEVKHTSTVSSVAKDEEETDGVKTATADITTVWDLDDSDNDLSYTTKAVWEFDQDSEAWKLRFDPTVLAPDLEADGYLKASNQVAERGSITAAGGEKIVTNRPVIRVGIDKTHTEEANWEESATKLAKLVDIDEDQYVKTVLAAGDKAWVQAIVLRDDSSRDVTDAEINEIPGATFQEDEIPLAPTRSFARPLLGTVGEATEEIIKKSDGKIKSGDQVGMSGLQASYNDTLSGTDGITVSRYNKDDESQAELFTAEPVDGKDVETTLDMDLQQTADELIEDADSNSAIVAIRPSDGSVLAASSGPVSSGLNTALQGSYAPGSSFKVISALSMLREGSTPTSKVQCPASTVVDGKTFKNYDGYPAAKLGTIALSEAIAQSCNTVFVNQGSEIGGKKLAEAAAALGLTGEDGTGVGAVLGSVPDDSEGTTQAANMIGQGVVEASPLGMATVVASVQAKSTVQPKLVVSPEPKEPAKPASELTEKEAEDLATMMGEVIDHGTLKDLNTLSGSKIIGKSGTAEYDSERNAHAWAIVAQGDIAVAAFVEDGEGGAQSAGPLVKAMLEAAAK; via the coding sequence ATGAGTGCCCTTCGCCGTTCTGCTGTTTCCCTCTCCGTTGCCGCCTTAGTCCTAGCTTCGCTGAGCGCCTGCAGCGCCAACACCCCGGATCCTGCTCCTTCCGCCGCGGATCTTGTCTCAGCGATCAACTCGGGGGACTTCAGCACCATTCAATTCGCCAGCTCCGATGCCGCAGCTGCAGCGAAAACCCAGGAAACAGCTTTTGGTCCCATGGGCGAGGTGAAGCACACCAGCACCGTGAGCTCCGTGGCCAAGGATGAAGAAGAAACCGACGGTGTTAAAACCGCTACGGCCGACATCACCACCGTATGGGATCTTGATGATTCAGATAACGACCTGAGCTACACCACCAAGGCCGTTTGGGAATTCGATCAGGACTCCGAGGCCTGGAAACTGCGTTTTGACCCCACGGTTCTTGCCCCGGATCTTGAAGCCGACGGTTACCTTAAGGCAAGTAATCAGGTCGCTGAGCGAGGCAGTATCACCGCCGCCGGCGGCGAAAAAATCGTCACCAACCGCCCGGTAATTCGTGTAGGCATCGACAAGACCCACACCGAAGAAGCCAACTGGGAAGAATCAGCGACCAAGCTGGCCAAACTGGTGGACATCGATGAAGACCAGTACGTCAAAACCGTGCTCGCCGCCGGGGACAAAGCCTGGGTCCAGGCCATCGTCTTACGCGATGATTCCAGCCGCGACGTCACCGACGCTGAAATCAACGAGATTCCAGGCGCCACCTTCCAAGAAGATGAAATCCCACTGGCACCCACCCGGTCCTTCGCCCGACCACTACTGGGAACCGTGGGTGAAGCCACCGAAGAAATCATCAAGAAATCCGATGGCAAGATCAAGAGCGGCGATCAGGTCGGCATGTCGGGATTGCAGGCCTCCTACAACGACACTCTCTCCGGAACCGACGGCATCACGGTGTCTCGCTACAACAAGGACGATGAGTCCCAGGCCGAGCTGTTTACCGCCGAACCGGTGGACGGCAAGGACGTGGAAACCACCCTCGACATGGACCTGCAACAAACCGCTGATGAACTGATCGAAGATGCTGACTCCAACTCGGCCATCGTCGCGATCCGTCCCTCAGATGGCAGCGTGCTGGCGGCTTCCTCGGGTCCCGTCTCCTCAGGGCTGAACACCGCTTTGCAGGGTTCCTATGCACCAGGTTCTTCCTTCAAGGTCATCAGCGCCCTGTCTATGCTCCGCGAAGGTTCCACCCCCACTTCGAAAGTCCAGTGCCCGGCCAGCACCGTGGTTGATGGCAAAACCTTCAAGAACTACGACGGATACCCAGCAGCGAAGCTTGGCACCATTGCACTTTCGGAAGCCATCGCCCAGTCCTGCAACACCGTCTTTGTGAACCAAGGATCAGAAATCGGTGGCAAGAAGCTCGCCGAAGCTGCTGCCGCCCTAGGGTTGACCGGTGAAGATGGCACCGGCGTCGGTGCCGTTCTCGGTTCGGTTCCTGATGATTCGGAAGGAACCACCCAGGCGGCAAACATGATTGGTCAAGGCGTGGTGGAAGCGTCCCCCTTGGGCATGGCCACCGTGGTTGCCTCGGTCCAAGCCAAATCCACCGTGCAACCCAAGCTGGTGGTTTCCCCGGAGCCCAAAGAACCGGCAAAGCCAGCCTCTGAACTGACCGAAAAAGAAGCTGAAGACCTCGCCACGATGATGGGTGAAGTGATCGATCACGGAACCCTCAAGGATCTGAATACCCTTTCGGGATCGAAGATTATTGGCAAGAGCGGCACCGCAGAATATGACAGCGAACGCAATGCGCACGCCTGGGCCATCGTCGCCCAAGGTGATATCGCTGTGGCGGCCTTTGTTGAAGATGGCGAGGGCGGGGCACAGAGCGCAGGACCACTGGTCAAGGCAATGCTTGAGGCCGCAGCCAAGTAG
- a CDS encoding maltokinase N-terminal cap-like domain-containing protein, which yields MGIVYNTSMSPSKDELVSGWLPQQDFYTGQGTPKLQHIGGFRLEDPQGKVGVELRIYADHSDTSDVVYHVPLSYREAPLHGGEKYLIGTSEHAILGERYIYDAAGDPVFRAQARELLAGKATAQHHSQSFTDDPRIKVKGQVSDKEAVIIRKPVSGASNANGVIGYWENALGQELTGLVLRTA from the coding sequence ATGGGAATTGTCTACAACACCAGTATGTCGCCAAGCAAGGACGAATTGGTTTCTGGCTGGCTGCCCCAGCAGGACTTTTATACCGGTCAAGGCACCCCAAAGCTTCAGCACATCGGAGGCTTCCGGCTCGAAGACCCGCAGGGGAAGGTCGGGGTGGAACTGCGCATCTATGCCGATCATTCGGACACCTCCGACGTGGTGTACCACGTGCCGCTGAGCTACCGTGAGGCTCCCTTGCACGGCGGTGAAAAGTACCTGATCGGTACCAGCGAGCATGCCATCTTGGGTGAACGCTACATTTACGATGCTGCAGGAGACCCGGTCTTTAGAGCCCAAGCCCGCGAATTACTGGCTGGCAAGGCCACAGCCCAGCACCATTCGCAGTCCTTCACCGACGATCCGCGCATCAAAGTCAAGGGCCAGGTGTCTGACAAAGAGGCGGTCATCATCCGTAAACCGGTTTCCGGGGCGTCCAACGCCAACGGGGTCATCGGCTACTGGGAAAACGCGCTGGGCCAAGAACTGACCGGTTTGGTATTGCGCACAGCATAA
- the gatC gene encoding Asp-tRNA(Asn)/Glu-tRNA(Gln) amidotransferase subunit GatC, which translates to MSAISREDVVHLAHLAHIEMSGAELDKMTGELDAIVGAIASVSEVASSDVPATSHPIPLTNVLREDTVGQTLSIDEVLLNAPDSDSDRFKVPAILDGE; encoded by the coding sequence ATGTCTGCCATCAGCCGTGAGGACGTTGTGCATCTGGCACACCTAGCCCACATCGAGATGAGCGGCGCAGAGCTGGACAAAATGACCGGTGAACTCGACGCTATCGTCGGTGCCATCGCGTCCGTCAGCGAAGTCGCCTCCTCCGACGTCCCAGCCACCAGCCACCCAATTCCGCTGACCAATGTGTTGCGCGAAGATACGGTGGGGCAGACGCTGAGCATTGACGAAGTACTGCTCAACGCCCCAGATTCGGATTCGGACCGCTTTAAGGTCCCAGCAATTCTGGACGGTGAATAA